The Herbiconiux sp. SALV-R1 nucleotide sequence CCGATGCACAGGCCGGTTGTGCCGCCTGAGAATCTGCCGTCGGTCAATAGTAGTACATCCTTGCCGAGCCCGGCGCCCTTGATGGCGGCGGTGATGGCGAGCATCTCACGCATGCCGGGGCCGCCCTTCGGGCCCTCGTAGCGGATGACGACGACGTCGCCGGCGTTGATGCGGCCCTCGGTCAGCGCATCCATCGCCGCGCGCTCGCGCTCGAACACCCGCGCGGGGCCCTCGAACACGTCGGCGTCGAAGCCCGCCGACTTCACCACGGCGCCCTCGGGGGCGAACGAGCCCTGGAGGATCGTGAGACCACCCGACTTGTGGATGGGGTTGGTGAGGGGGCGCAGCACCTCGCCGTCGAGCGGGGCGATGCTCATCTCGGCGAGGTTCTCCTCCACCGTCTTGCCGGTGACCGTCATGGCGTCGCCGTGCAGCAGGCCCTCGTCGAGCAGCGCCTTCATGACGGCGGGAACGCCGCCGTGGCGGTCGACGTCGTTCATGACGAAGCGGCCGAAGGGCTTGAGGTCGCCGATGTGCGGCACCTTGTCGCCGATCTTGTTGAAGTCGGCGAGCGTGAGCTCGACCTCGGCCTCGTTGGCGATGGCCAGCAGGTGCAGCACGAGGTTGGTGGAGCCGCCGAACGCCATGCCGACGGCGATGGCGTTCTCGAGCGACTTCTTCGTGATGATGTCGCGCGCGGTGAGACCGAGGCGCAGCATGTTGACCACGGCCTCGCCCGAGCGGTGCGCGAAGTAGTCGCGGCGGCGGTCGGCGGCGGCGGGGCTCGCCGAGCCCGGGAGGCTCATGCCCATCGCCTCGGCGGCGCTCGCCATCGTGTTGGCGGTGTACATGCCACCGCACGAGCCCTCGCCCGGGGCGAAGGCGCACTCGATGCGGTGCGCGTCTTCCATCGACATGCGGCCGGCGCGCACGGCGCCGACGGCCTCGAAGGAGTCGATGATGGTGATGTCTTTCTCGGTGCCGTCGGAGAGCTTCACCCAGCCCGGGGCGATCGAGCCGGCGTAGAGGAAGACGGAGGCGAGGTCGAGTCGGGCGGCGGCCATGAGCATGCCGGGCAGCGACTTGTCGCAGCCGGCCAGGAGCACCGAGCCGTCGAGGCGCTCGGCCATCATGACGGTCTCGACGGAGTCGGCGATGACCTCGCGGGAGACCAGTGAGAAGTGCATGCCCTCGTGGCCCATGGAGATGCCGTCGGAGACGGAGATGGTGCCGAACTGCAGCGGGTAGCCGCCCCCGGAGTGCACACCCTCCTTGCTGGCGCGCGCGAGGCGCTCGAGCGAGAGGTTGCAGGGGGTGATCTCGTTCCACGAGCTGGCGATGCCGATCTGCGGCTTCTCCCAGTCGCCGTCCCCCATGCCGACCCCGCGGAGCATTCCGCGCGAGGTGAGGGCTTCGATTCCGTCGGTGACGGTACGGCTCCGCGGTTTCATGTCTGTTTCGGGCATGTGACGAGTTTAGAGGCGCTGGCGCCCTGGTGATGCACGACGACGAATCTGTGGAGAGGCATCGCCCGCCGACGGGCTGTGCAGAACAGACGCGCTGCCCGCGGGTCCGGCACTCAGCGCCCGGCGCGCAGCTCCGCGAGCCGCGCCAGCACCGCCGCCACCTCGGCGGGCCCGGCGACGCGATGCTCCGCGACGGTCTCCCCCGCCCCGCTCTTCAGCCCGAGGTCGCCGTCGCCGAGCGCCCGGAACCCGTCTTCGTCGGTGACGTCGTCTCCGGCGAACAGCACGGCGTCGGCGCCGACCAGCTCGCGCAGCCGTTCGACGGCGTCGCCCTTCGTGGTCGAGCGCACCGCGAACTCGATCACGTTCTTGCCGCGGCGCACCGTGAGTCCGTTCTTTTCGACGCCCGCGGCTTCGAGCGCGGCGCGTTCCGCCTCCGCGCTGTCGGCCTCGCCGGCAAGACGGGTGTGCAGCGCGAAGCCCGCGGGCTTCGTCTCGATCCAGGCGCCCTCGACCGGCTCGGCGACCGCGCGCAGTGCGTCTCCGAGCGCCGCGACCTTCCGCTGCTCCTCGGCGTCGAGCGCGAGCTCGGTCACGCCGTCGTGCCGCACCTCGACGCCGTGCGAGCCCACGAGCAGCGCCGACTCGGGCAGACGCGTCACGTGCTCGAGACTCGCCATGGCGCGCCCCGAGACCATCGCCACCCAGGTGTCGGGTTGGTCGAGCAGCCGCAGCACCGCCTCGTGCGCCTCGGGGAGGGCGCGCGCGTCGTCGGGCCGGTCGACCTCGGGGGCGAGCGTGCCGTCGAAGTCGAGCGCCACGAGCAGCCGGGGAACGGATGCGAGGCGCTCGAGCGCAGACTCCGTCGCCTCCGGGAGCGGCAGGCCGCCGGTCTCGGTAAGCGGGCCCGCGGTCACGCGCCGTCTCCTTCGATGCCGTCGTCCGCATCCGTCGGCCGGGTCGACCGGGCGGCCTTCCCCGGCCCGCGGTTCGCCTTCGGGAGCGACAGCCCGTCTGACGGGGTGGTGAGCGTGGAGAGGAACGACGACGACCAGCGGGCCACGTCGAACTCCTGCACGCGCTTGCGCAGGGCGCGCATCCGTCGTGCCCGTTCGGCCTGCGGCATGCCCGCGGCCTGCATCATCGCCTCTTTCAGCCCCTCGATGTCGTGCGGGTTCACGCGCAGGGCCGTGCGGAGCTCGTCGGAGGCTCCGGCGAACTCGCTGAGCACGAGCACGCCGTCGTTGTCGAAGCGGGTGGCCACATACTCCTTGGCCACCAGGTTCATGCCGTCGCGGAGCGCGGTGACGAGCATGACGTCGGCGGCGAGGTAGAGCGCCACCATCTCCTCGCGCGGGTAACCGTGGTGGAGGTAGCTGATGGCGGTGTGACTGATGGTCGAGTAGTCGCCGTTGATGCGGCCGACCGTGAGCTCGATCTCGTCGCGCAGCATCTGGTACGTGCGCACCCGCTCGCGGCTGGGGCTCGCGACTTGCACCAGGGTGACGTCTTCGACGTCGAGCTCGCCGTCGGCGAGGAGCTCGCCGAACGCCTTCAGCCGGTGCCCGATGCCTTTGGTGTAGTCGAGCCGGTCGACCCCCAGCATGACGACGGAGGGGTTGCCGAGACCCTCGCGGATCTCCTTCGCCCTGGCCTGGATGTCGGGGCGGCGGGCGAGCTCCTCGAAGCGCGCGGCGTCGATCGAGATGGGGAAGGCCTTCGCCACGACCGTGCGCACCGGCTGGTCGCCCTGCACGCTCGAGATGCGGTGCTTGGCGCTCGCCACCTCCTCCTCGGCCACGAGCGGCACGTCGATGACGGAGCCCTTGGTCTGGTAGCCGAGCAGGCGCCTCACGGCGCGGGTGAAGTTGCCGGCGTCGGCACTGCGCTGGAAGCCGATGACGTCGGCGCCGAGCAGCCCCTCGATGATCTGGCGCCGCCAGGGCAGCTGCGAGTAGATGCCGTATGCCGGAAAGGGAATGTGGTTGAAGAAGCCGATGGTGAGGTCGGGGCGGAGCCGCCGCAGCATCGACGGCACGAGCTGCAGTTGGTAGTCCTGCACCCAGACCGTGCCGCCCTCGGCGGTGACGGCGGCGGCGCGGTCGGCGAAGCGCTGGTTGACGATGACGTAGCTCTCCCACCACTCGCGGTGATACGCGGGCGGCGCGATGACGTCGTGGTAGAGCGGCCAGAGCGTGTCGTTCGAGAAGCCCTCGTAGTACTCCTCGACCTCTTCGGGCGAGAGCACGACGGGAACCAGGTGGATGCCGTCGTGCTCGAAGGGCTCGACGTGATCGTCGGGCTGGCCGGTCCAGCCGATCCAGGCACCGTCGGCCTGCTGCATCACGGGCTCGAGGGCGGTGACGAGGCCGCCGGGAGAGGTACGGAAGGCGGGCTCGCCCGCGCCGTCGGAGATGCGGTCGACGGGGAGCCGGTTCGAGACCACGACGAAGGTGAACTCCCCGGCGAGGTCGTCGCCGGAGGTGGACGCGGAGGAGCTGTCTGAAGAAGCCATGTCTCCTCGCGAGTCTACCCGGGGTCGGGTCGGGGTAGTTTGGTCGCATCGACGAGAGAGGACGGCCGTGCGCAAGTACATCCTGAACACGAGCATCATCAGTTCGGTCATCGGCGCCGTGTCGGCGATCCAGACCACCCGCAAGGGCCCTCGCGACTGGCGGCTCGTGCTCATGTGGGTGAGCTGGGCCATCACCGTCGCCCTCGCCATCGGCAGCGTGATGGAGCAGGACGAGGACGCCCGGGAGCTCGAAGAGCGCTGACGCCGGCGAAATCCCTCCCCCACCTGCGGTTTGCTCGGCCGGTGCGGCGTGTCGGCGCCTTCGATGTCGCAGGCGGAGCGCACACTGTTCTCACGGGCGGCGGAGAGGGAGTTCTGATGATCGGATGGCGGCGGAGAGCGAAGGCGGTTCGCGAGAGCGCCGTCAGCCAGGAGCGGCTCTACGAGCTGGTCAACCAGACCCTCATGGAGAACTTCGGCCCGCTCGGGTCGTTCGCCATCACGCGTCGCACCGCCGTCGACACCGACGACATCTTCCACACCGTGCTGGCCCGATCGGTCGCCCACGATATCGTGGCGAACCTCGCCGAGCACGGCATCGTGGTGAGCACGGCCGCGGGCGAGCGCGCTGCCGCGGCCGCGGCCGTCGCCGCCACCTCGGCGCCGCGTGCCGGCGCCGCCTTCACGGCCGCGGGTTCGTCGCGCACCACCCGGCCCTGGCTCGCCCCGGTCGAGTCGGTGCCGGTGCACCGCGACCTCGCCCGCGCGGTGTCGGCGGCCACCCGCTCCGACTCCTCGCTCGAGCCGGCAGCCCGGGTCGCCGAGTCGGCCCCGGCAGCCCGGGTCGCGGAGATCCCGGCCTACCCCACCACCGAGCACGGCGTCGTCATCGGCGAGCGCCCGCTGATCGACGGGCCCGACCCGCTCGACGACGACGCGATGCGCTCCCTCGTCGCGCACCACCACGACGTCGAGGCCGCGGCCGCCGAGAAGGCGGCCCGCAGCATCGCGATCTGACCCGCCTGCGCCCCGGGTCTGCACGGGGCGCGGCTGGACGCGCGGCTGAGGGGACCTGCCCGACGCCCGTCAGCCGATGGGCGCCCAGTCCGACGGCCCCGAGCTGCCCGCAGGGTACTCGTCGAGCGGAACCTCGTCGGCCTTCCAGGCCGCGATGACCGGGGCGAGGATGCGCCACCCCTCCACCGCGGAGTCGCCGCGCACGCTGAGCGTGGGGTCGCCGTCGAGGATGCCCGCCAGCACTTCGCGGTAGGCCAGCAGCTGCCCGTCGCCGAACGTTGCGTCGAGGCTCGCGCGCTCGAGCTCGTAGGGGTCGCCCGGGCCGTTGATGTCGATCTCGAGCGACATCGCGTCGGGCGCCAGGAAGATACGCAGCACGGTCGGAGAGTTGACGCCCGTGAGCCCCTGCGGCACCTGCTGGGCGGGCTTGAAGGTGATGACGATCTCGCGGCGACGCTCCCCGAGGGCCTTGCCCGAGCGCAGCGTGATGGGCACGCCGGCCCAGCGCCAGGTGCGCACCTCGAGCGCGACCTCGGCAAGCGTCTCGGTCTCGCGGGAAGGGTCGACGCCTTCCTCGGCGACGTAGTCGGGCAGCTGTCGCCCGTCGATGGTGCCGGCCGTGTAGCGGGCGCGGCGGCTCGACGCCTTGGGGTCGTCGCCCAGCAGGTGCGTCGCCCGCAGCACGAGCTCCTTGGCGTCGCGCAGGTCGTCGGAACCCAAGGTCGACGGCGGCTCCATCGCCAGCACCGCCATCACCTGCAGCAGGTGGCTCTGGATCATGTCGTCGAGCGCGCCCGCCTTGTCGTAGTAGCCCGCGCGCCCCTCGAGACCCAGCTGCTCGTCGTAGACGATGTCGACCGAGGCGATGTGGTCGGAGTTCCACAGCGGCTCGAAGATGCGGTTGGCGAAGCGCAGGCCCAGGATGTTGAACACCGTCGATCGGCCGAGGAAGTGGTCGACGCGGTGGATCTGGTTCTCGGGAACGAGTTTCGCCAGTTCGGCGTTCAGGGCTTCGGCGCTCGCGACATCCATGCCGAACGGCTTCTCGAGGGCGAGGGTGAGGCCCGACGGGAACGGGATGGAGTGCAGGGTGGTCACGACCGCCGCGGCGACCGCCGGCGGCAGGGCGAAGTAGATGGCGGGCGTGCCCTTCGCCATGCCGAGAACCCTGCTGAGCTCGTCGGGGTCGGTGACGTCGGCCTTCACGTAACGCGTCGAGGCGAGCACGGCGTCGACTGCCGCGCCGGAGGCGTCGACCTGGGCGAACGACTTCTTCACGACGTCGCGCCACTCGTCGTCGCTCCACTCCACTCCCCCGGCTCCGATGAGCTCGAGGTGGCGCTGCGGCTGATCCGTGAGGAGCTGCGCCAGACCTGGGAGGAGCAGTCGCGCCGTGAGGTCGCCGCTGGCGCCGAAGATGAGCAGGGTGTCGACACGTTGCGTGGAAGCCGTCATGTCTCTCACAGTAGCGACATCACGGCTCGGAGCGGCCGCGCATCCGCTGTTCTCTCGAGCCGCATCGAGGAGAGCAGGCGCACCCGCACCAGCACGGGCGCACGCGAAAGAGCAGGGGCGACCACCCGAAGGCCGCCCCTGCTCACGGGCGCCGGCCGCGATCATCGCGCGGGCCTCGAGACCTGGAGCTGACGAGTGAACCAGGAACGGCCAGGGACTGGCGCGAGAACCCGCGCTGGTGGATGACCCGCTCAGCGCCTAGACCCATTCAAACGTGCAGCTCGCCGCAACCGTGATGAGTAATTGCTACTCGATCTCTGCCCGCCTAATCGATCTCAGCCCGCCGACGACAGCGACTCGTAGGGGCTGTCGAGCTGGAGGTTCTGCAGCTCGGCGGCGAGCTCGCGACGCCCCGAGATGCCGAGCTTCTTGTAGATGCGGCTGAGGTGGTTGTCGACGGTGCGCACCGAGATGCCGTGCTGTTCCGCGAGCTCGGCGCTGGTGCGCAGGGCCGCGGCGCCGCGGGCGAGCTGCCACTCGCGGTCGGTGAGCGGCATCACCCGCGGATGCAGCTGCCGGCGGTGCTGGGCGAGCGCCACCCCGGCCCGCACCGTCCACTGGTCGGCGAGCCGCGCGGCCTGGGCCGCCCGGGGCGCGTCGCCGGTGTTCTCGGCGACCCAGCGGGCCGCGTCGATGGCCGGCCCGAGCATCCCCTTCTCGGCGAAGGCCTCCGCCACGGGCATCACGTCGTGGCGGCCGAGCACCGCGCGGGCGTGTGCCTCGCAGAGCGGGAGCGCGTCGCCGACTGCCGCGAGGTAGGGCAGCGTGACGGTCGCGCCCACGACGGGGTCGATGCGCACCGCCTCGTAGGCCACCAGGGCGGCGAGGTAGCGGTAACCGCCGGCCTCGGCAGCGGCGAGCGCGGGTGCGAGGCTGCGCACCGCGAACCCGGGCCGACCGGCGGCCGACGACACCCAGGCGCGGGCGAGGGCGGCGTAGAGCTCGACCTTGGCGTCGTCGAAGCCGGCCTGACCCACCTGGTCGAGCCAGCTGCGGGCGATGGCGAAGCGGCCGGTGCGCGCGGCGATCGCGGCGGAGAGGGCGTCGGCCACCGGCAGGAGGCCCGCGGTGTCGCGCCAGACGAGGTCGCGGCGACCCGAACGGATGTGCTCCCAGGCCCTCGCCGGTGAGCCGGTGTGCAGCTCGATCATGGCGAGCACGAACTTCCACAGGCCCCGCGCGCTCGGGTTGTTCTCCTCGGCGCAGGCGAGGTTGTCGCGCGCCGCCTGACGCGCTTCGGGGAACCGTCCCGTGAACGAGAGCACGAGCACCCGCGAGAGGTGCAGCTGGTCGCGCGCGTTGGGCAGGTCGGCCGGGAACCGCTCGCACGCCTCGAGACCGCGTGCGACCGCCGTCTCGGCGAGCGCGAGGTCGCCGCCCATGGTGTGGAGCATGGCGGTGAGGATGAGCAGGTTGAGATCGGCGGGCGTCGTCACCTCGCCGAGTCGGTCGAGGTCGAGCGGCGGGGCGTCGGCGATGCCGCCCGCATCGGCGCCTCCGCTCGCGACGCTGCCCGCCCGCGCTCCCGTCAGCAGGCGCCACCGGGCGGCCTCTGCCTCGACGATCTCGCGCGACGCGTCGTCGGTGAGCCGCGCGAGCGCCTCCTCGGCGCGCCGCAGTGCGAGCTCGGGCTGCAGGGTGCGGAAGGCGAGGTGGTTGCCCTCCGCGACGGCGAGGCGCGCGGCGAAGTCGTCGAAGCCCGTATTCGAGCCGTCGTGGTCTGCTGCGGCGAGCGCAGCCCAGGCCGCCGCGAAGCGCTCGTCGGCCGACGCGAGCCTCCCGATCTGCGACTGCGCCTGGGCCTGCACGAGCTCGCCGCTGGCCCGGAGCACGGCGTCGTCGCCCGCTCCGGCCACGGCGTGCTCGCCGAGGGTGACGGTGGTGGCGTAGCGCTGCGCGCCGAGCTCCCCGTGGGCGAGGTCGAGCAGGCGGCGCGAGTCGACGCGCTGGCCCGCCGAGAGCTGCAGCACGGCCCGGCGCACCCGGTGCTCGGGGTAGCCGTCGAGCATGTCGGCTCCGGCGGCGCAGAACCCCGCGCGCCACAGCTCCGACACCGTGGGGAGGATGACCGGTTCGAAGAGCGGATGCGCGAGCGACACCCAGACGCGGCCGTCGGCCGAGCGGGTGCGCACGAAGCCCCGCTCCTCGGCGAGCGCCGTCGAGCGGGCGGAGACGCCCGAGGTTCCCGCCTGCTCGACCGGCAGGTCTCCCGCGATGGCGAGCAGGGTGAGCAGGTCGCCGACGAACTCGTCGGCGGCGAGCGGATCGGCGGGCAGCGAGGCCACCACCTCGGCGGAGAGGTAGGGCCAGCTGGTGTGCCAGGCGGCGCCGACGTCGTGGAGGTCGTCTGCGCAGACGGCGGCGTCGGCGAGCGCGACCAGGGTGCGGGTGCTGCCGGCGGCGAGTCGGTGCATCTCGTCGGCGGCGTCGGTGCTGACGCTCGGGCCGAGCCGGTCTTTCACCACGTCGTGGCTCTCGGCGGCGGTGAGCGCCGCAAGGTCGACGACGAGCGTCGCGCGCTCCGTCAGCCGCGACAGCGCCGCGGCGGGTGCCGCCGCCGCCCGGCCCGCGGGTGTGGGCGCGGGCGTGGGGCACGACAGCAGAAGCGTCGCGGACCCCGCCTGACACAGCTGCTCGAGCACGCACAGGCTCGAGGCGTCGAGGTCGTGCACGTCGTCGACGACGAGGAGCGCCCCCTGCGCGACAGCGCGGTGCAGGGCGACCATCAGCTCGCCGCTCGACGAGGTGGGTGCCTCGGCGGTCGGCGCGACGGCCGGGAAGGCGCCGGCCCCCTGGGCCGCGGGGCCAGGAACGAGGTCGACGACGACCGGCGCGAACGCCCCGAGCGGCACCCCCGAGAGCTCGGAGCGCCCGTGCACCGAGATGACCCGGCGCTCCGGCCCGAGCGCGGCGATCGCCGCCTCGAGCAGGGCGGAACGGCCGACCCCGCGAGCGCCGGTGACGAGCGCGACGACGGGCCGGTCTGCCGGGGTGAGGGCGCCGACGAGGCGCTTCAGTGCGCGGTCGCGGCCGTGGAGTCGAGTGGAACCGGTGGGGAGCGCGGCGGGCGAGTGTGCGGGCATGAGGTCTGCTTTCTCGATCGAACCGGTGGGCGGCCGGTGAGCGGATGCGCGTCACGATTCGGGTGCAACGCGTGGGTCTTGAGTAGGTTTTACTCATCGAAGGAGCCCCGCACCGCAGCATCCGGTCTCGTTACGTAGTGGCGAAGCCAGAGATACGTAGCCACCTGCGACGGTGGTGGCACGCCGGCCCCCGCAGCCCCTATCGTTGACCCGTGACCACCGGCACCGCGCGCCTCATCGTGCTGCTCCGCGTCGCCTACATCACGGGGGCGGCGCTCTTCCTCGTCGACGTGCTCATCAACGTGGCGCTCCAGGTGCTCATCAGAACCGGCCAGGTGCCGTACACCGAGCCCAAGGGGCCCATCTTCACCGCGATGGACTGGATCGCCATCATCGCCTTCGTCCTGGCGGCGATCGGGGCGCTGGCCACCGTCATCGCCACCTCGGAGCTCACCCGCCAGTCGGGCGGAGACTCCTTCGAGCTCGACGACACCCGCTGAGTGACGGCCGGCCGGCCGGCTTGCCGATCGGCCGGTCGGGCGACCGGGCGACCGTGGTCAGCGGCGAGGGGCGCGGGGCGGGGCGTCGGTCCAGCGCACTCCCCGGCGTCTCGCCGCCGCGAACCCCGCGCAGAAGGCGCCGGAACCGAATCCGAGCAGCACGAGCGCCACTCCCACCACCGTGGCGGCCCCCGACAGCAGACAGACCACCCCCGCGATCATGATCGCGACGGCGAGACTCCCCGAGAGCGCCAACCAGCCCTGCACCGTCATCGCGTCATGGCTCCCCTCGGGAGTCGGAGTGCTGCGACACCCACTTCTTCGACTGCCGCATGCTCAGCTGGTCGCCGAGGTCGAGTTCGTGCAACGGGAACTCGGTGACCGCGTCGACGCCGTCGAGGATGACGCGGAGGTAGTCGTCGCTGGTCGAGCCGACGATGACGCCTTGCAGCCCGGTGGCGATGACGGTGAACCGGGTACCGGGGAGGTTGCGATAGGGCACCGCGATTCCTGTCTCTCAGAAGAGACCGAGGCGGCCGCGACGTTCCTCGCAGCCTAACCGGGACCGCCGTTTGCGCACCCCGAGCCGATCACGGCGCCCGTGACGTGTTCGTCCAGCGGACAAGTGCACCCTCACCGGCGGCGTGGTGCCCTTGTCGGCGCGACGCGGCCGGTCGCGGCTCAGGCGCCGAGGCGCGACGCGTAGGCGTCGAGTTCGGCCGACTCGCCGGGCCGGAAGGCTCCGCCGAGGTACCCGTCGGGCCGCAGCACGACCGTGCCTCCCTCTGAGCCGAGCCCGAGCGACCGGGCAGCCGGATGCGCACCCGCGACCTCGACGCGTGTCACGCCGAGCGGCGACCCGGCCACCGCATCCGTCGTGCGCAGCGACACGGGGAGGGCGTCGCCCGCCCGCACCGACGACCGACGGGGGCCGCCCCCCGGAGCACCGAGCGGGCCGCCCCGGTAGTCGACCCCGGTCTCCTCGATCTCGGCGGCGAGCCGTGCCCGGGCGGGTGGGAGGCTCGACATGGCGGCGAGGAGGTGATCGCGGATGAACCGTCCCGGCCCGGTGTCGAGGGTGCCGACCTTCGTCATCCCGGTGCTGAAGCGGAGCACGCGGGCGGCGATGGGGTGCCGTTCGGCGTGATAGCTGTCGAGCAGCCACTCGGCATCGGCCGGCTCGAGCGTTCCGTCGGCGACGAGGGCGAGCTTCCAGCCGAGGTTGAACGCATCCTGCATGCCGGTGTTCATGCCCTGCCCGCCGGCGGGCGAGTGCACGTGCGATGCGTCGCCGGCGAGCAGGACGCGGCCGACGCGGTAGCGCGGCACCTGGGCGTGGTGGATGTCGAAGGTGGTCAACCAGTGCGGGTCGTGCAGCCGCAGACCCATGCGCCGCTCGTCGACCACCCGTTGCAGCCAGTCGAGCGTCGCGGGCGGCGCCTCGCCGGCGGAGTCGATCTCGACGATGACTCGCGCCCGGGTGCCCGCCATGGGGAACACGACCCCGGGCCCGTCGGCCGCGCCGAGGTACATCTGCATCGAGGAGCGGTCGAGGTCGTCCTCGGCGTCGGCCTCGACGTCGCCCATGAGAAAGCGCTCGCCGTGGAACGAGCCGACGAGCTTCTCACCCACCAGGTGCCGCACCGCGCTGCGCGCCCCGTCGCAGCCCACGACCCAGCCGACCTCGAGCGTCTCGGCGCCGGCCTCGCTCGTGAGGTGCACGGTGACACCCGCATCCGACTGCTCGAGGCCGATGAGCTCCACCCCGCGCTCGATGCCCACGCCGAGTTCGCCGAGCCGCTGCGTGAGAATGCGCTCAGTCTCGGTCTGCGGAGTGGTGATGCTGTACGGATGCGTGCTGTCGACCCCCTCGAACGAGAAGCGGGCGACCGTGCGTTCCGCGCCGTGGAACTGCACGCCGGTCGTGACCACACCGGTGGCACGGAGCTCGTCGACCAGCGAGCCGCCCAGCGCATCCATCATCTCGAGGCTCCGCGCGTGCACCACCACCGCCCGCGACTCGGTGGTCGGCGCCGCCAGCCGATCGACGATGCGGAACGGGACCCCGCGCCGGGCGAGCTCGATGGCCAGCACGAGGCCCACCGGCCCCGCCCCCACGATCAGCACCCGCGCACCGGCGGACGGGCGGGCGACAGCAGACTCTTCGGGCTCGACCATGCGCCAAGACTGGCACCCCTGCGACCCCCGGCACCAGCACCCCGTCCGGGGTGCACGCGCCATTCCCCTGGAGCACCACTCCACCGAAAGGGGGATGGTCTGGTGGCCCAGCGAGTGGCTACGTTCATCGGCGATGACCACCTCACGAAGCACCACCCGACGAGCCCGTTCCTGGACGGTGTTCGGCTCCACGCTCGCCGCCGTGGGTCTCATGCTTGCCACGACCGCCTGCACCAGCGCTGAAACTCTGCCGAGCACGCCCGTGCACGCCGATCCATCAGCCGAGCACGTCCGCGCGACCCGCGAGCAGGTGCACCTCGACAGAGAGCTCCAGACGACAGGCTGGACGATCGACGAACCGGGCCTCTACCACCGGGTGACGACAGCATCATGCGCGCTCACGTGCGACCTCGAGCTGCTGAGTGCGTCGGGATGCCCGACGGGTGCCACCATCGCCTCGTCGAGCCTCGGGCAGGTCACCACGATCATCACCACCGACCCTTTGCCCCCAGCCGAGGTCGTCACCGTCACAGTCCCAGAAGGCGGCCTCCGCTCGATCAGCTGCGGCGAATAGCGCGCACAGCGAGTCATCGCGCAAGCCCGGACGGATGCGAAAGGCCCCGCCCTCCGGTGTGCGGAGAGTGGGGCCTTCATCGTGTGGTGCACCCCCAGGGACTTGAACCCTGAACCCACTGATATGGAGTGCTAGTTCTGACCATTGCCGACGACTGCCGAGAGGCGCGGCATTCCGCGGGAGCAGCGGCGGATGAAGTGTCGGTGAGTGCTGCCAGTCACCGATGCTTGCCGACTCAATGTGGCGAGTAAGTGGCGGATCTCGTCAGCCAGCGCGACCCAGCAACCGCCGCTACCCCATCCCCCTTCGGGCCTCGATTCGTGCGCGTAGCCGGTAGACGAGCTGAGGGTACGCCGCCATGGCCGCTTGGGTGTCGAGCAGCTGGTTGAGGCGCTGCACGTAGCGGGCGTAGGTCCACCCGAAAGTGCGGCGGATGGCCTCCTCGCGAGCACCCTCGGGGCGGTCGATCCAGCGGCGTTCGAAGTCGAGAATGATGCGGTCGTTGTAGGTGAGCATGGCGGGATCGTGCCACCCGCCACCGACAATGCGACGACCAAAGGGCCCTTAGCCGGCGACGACTTCACCGCCGAGAGATCCAGCAAGGTCCTCCGCCTTGTCACTCACAACCACCCAGCGCTCGCCCGCGACGATGGGGCTCTCTTCGGATGCGACTTGCGCCACGTACCGGTTCTTCTGGTCGGCGGAGTCGAAGACGATCAGCATGTCGATGTTCTCGGGGCATAGGACGGCGTGCGCCCCTTCTCCGACCATCGCCTCCATCACGTCCTGCGGGTCGTCGCAAGTGCCGCCTGCGGCCACGAAGGCGTCTAAGAGCTGACTAGGGGTGTCGTATGACTTCGCGCCCGAACACCCTGCAAGCACTGCCACAGCCATCAGCGAGATGACAAATCCTGCGAGCCTCTTCATGTGTCGATGATGGCGTGTCGTCGGTGGTCCTGTCTACGATCTTGCTGCGCGGGCCGGCGCGCTTCACCACGAGGAGCGCACATGATCGGCACTGGGCCCATCCGTATCGGCAGAGACGAGTGGGCACTCATCCGGAACGACCCCACCACCCCCGCGGCGCTCGTGCGCAGGATGCACCCCGGCACTGAATTCGAGCAC carries:
- a CDS encoding LuxR family transcriptional regulator, with the translated sequence MPAHSPAALPTGSTRLHGRDRALKRLVGALTPADRPVVALVTGARGVGRSALLEAAIAALGPERRVISVHGRSELSGVPLGAFAPVVVDLVPGPAAQGAGAFPAVAPTAEAPTSSSGELMVALHRAVAQGALLVVDDVHDLDASSLCVLEQLCQAGSATLLLSCPTPAPTPAGRAAAAPAAALSRLTERATLVVDLAALTAAESHDVVKDRLGPSVSTDAADEMHRLAAGSTRTLVALADAAVCADDLHDVGAAWHTSWPYLSAEVVASLPADPLAADEFVGDLLTLLAIAGDLPVEQAGTSGVSARSTALAEERGFVRTRSADGRVWVSLAHPLFEPVILPTVSELWRAGFCAAGADMLDGYPEHRVRRAVLQLSAGQRVDSRRLLDLAHGELGAQRYATTVTLGEHAVAGAGDDAVLRASGELVQAQAQSQIGRLASADERFAAAWAALAAADHDGSNTGFDDFAARLAVAEGNHLAFRTLQPELALRRAEEALARLTDDASREIVEAEAARWRLLTGARAGSVASGGADAGGIADAPPLDLDRLGEVTTPADLNLLILTAMLHTMGGDLALAETAVARGLEACERFPADLPNARDQLHLSRVLVLSFTGRFPEARQAARDNLACAEENNPSARGLWKFVLAMIELHTGSPARAWEHIRSGRRDLVWRDTAGLLPVADALSAAIAARTGRFAIARSWLDQVGQAGFDDAKVELYAALARAWVSSAAGRPGFAVRSLAPALAAAEAGGYRYLAALVAYEAVRIDPVVGATVTLPYLAAVGDALPLCEAHARAVLGRHDVMPVAEAFAEKGMLGPAIDAARWVAENTGDAPRAAQAARLADQWTVRAGVALAQHRRQLHPRVMPLTDREWQLARGAAALRTSAELAEQHGISVRTVDNHLSRIYKKLGISGRRELAAELQNLQLDSPYESLSSAG
- a CDS encoding FAD-dependent monooxygenase; the encoded protein is MVEPEESAVARPSAGARVLIVGAGPVGLVLAIELARRGVPFRIVDRLAAPTTESRAVVVHARSLEMMDALGGSLVDELRATGVVTTGVQFHGAERTVARFSFEGVDSTHPYSITTPQTETERILTQRLGELGVGIERGVELIGLEQSDAGVTVHLTSEAGAETLEVGWVVGCDGARSAVRHLVGEKLVGSFHGERFLMGDVEADAEDDLDRSSMQMYLGAADGPGVVFPMAGTRARVIVEIDSAGEAPPATLDWLQRVVDERRMGLRLHDPHWLTTFDIHHAQVPRYRVGRVLLAGDASHVHSPAGGQGMNTGMQDAFNLGWKLALVADGTLEPADAEWLLDSYHAERHPIAARVLRFSTGMTKVGTLDTGPGRFIRDHLLAAMSSLPPARARLAAEIEETGVDYRGGPLGAPGGGPRRSSVRAGDALPVSLRTTDAVAGSPLGVTRVEVAGAHPAARSLGLGSEGGTVVLRPDGYLGGAFRPGESAELDAYASRLGA
- a CDS encoding DUF3263 domain-containing protein — protein: MLTYNDRIILDFERRWIDRPEGAREEAIRRTFGWTYARYVQRLNQLLDTQAAMAAYPQLVYRLRARIEARRGMG